A window of the Fulvia fulva chromosome 11, complete sequence genome harbors these coding sequences:
- a CDS encoding Short chain dehydrogenase claC produces the protein MAVVNGNYIPGRLDGRVAVVTGSGRGIGAAIAVHLGRLGANIVVNYANSALDAQKVVDQIKGAGSEAIAIKADIRDVSQIMRLFDEAVAHFGHVDIAVSNSGVVSFGHLKDVTEEEFDRVFSLNTRGQFFVAREAYRHLSEGGRIIMTSSNTSKDFSVPRHSLYSGSKGAVDSFVRIFSKDCGDKKITVNGVAPGGTVTDMFHDVSHHYIPDGEKYTAEQRQQMAAFASPLHRNGFPEDIANVVGFLASKEGEWINGKVINLDGGAA, from the coding sequence CATTCCTGGTCGACTGGATGGAAGGGTCGCGGTTGTAACAGGATCTGGGCGTGGTATCGGCGCAGCTATTGCTGTCCATCTTGGCCGGCTAGGAGCCAATATCGTGGTGAACTACGCCAACTCGGCTTTGGACGCTCAGAAAGTCGTCGATCAGATCAAAGGAGCCGGCTCTGAAGCTATCGCGATCAAGGCCGACATTCGAGATGTCTCACAAATCATGCGACTATTCGACGAGGCAGTCGCCCATTTCGGCCATGTCGATATTGCTGTAAGCAACTCCGGGGTTGTCAGCTTCGGTCATCTCAAGGATGTCACGGAAGAGGAATTCGATCGAGTCTTTAGCCTGAATACTCGGGGTCAATTTTTTGTTGCTAGAGAAGCATATCGACACCTGTCCGAGGGAGGCAGGATCATTATGACCTCGTCGAATACTTCCAAGGACTTCAGTGTTCCTCGACACTCGCTCTATTCTGGATCGAAAGGCGCCGTCGACTCCTTCGTTCGCATCTTCTCCAAGGATTGCGGTGATAAGAAGATCACTGTCAATGGCGTCGCACCAGGAGGCACCGTGACAGATATGTTTCATGATGTCTCCCACCACTACATCCCGGATGGCGAGAAGTACACAGCCGAGCAGCGACAGCAGATGGCAGCTTTTGCATCGCCGCTTCATCGCAATGGCTTCCCGGAGGATATCGCTAATGTTGTTGGATTCCTTGCGAGCAAAGAAGGAGAGTGGATCAATGGCAAGGTCATAAATTTGGATGGCGGTGCTGCGTAA